In Clostridium omnivorum, the DNA window AAAAGGCTTATCAGATTTAATTAGAGAAAACTTTGGCGTTAAATGGTCATTTTTTGCAATGAGCATATTGTTTATAGCAAACTTTGGGGTATGTGTTGGGGACTTCGCTGGTATAGCCGCAAGCTTGGAACTCTTTGGAATAAGCAAATATATTACAGTACCTTTGATGGCATTCTTAGTTTGGTTTTTAATAACTAAGGGTTCCTATGAGAAAACTGAGAAAGTTTTTCTAGCTTTTACTTTTGTGTTTTTCACATATATCATAACCTGCATAAAGGTCCATCCAAATTGGACTGAAGTAATGAAAGCCACTGTTACACCATCATTAGAATTTAATAAAGCTTACATATTAACTTTCATTGGTATGATAGGAACAACGATAACTCCTTATATGCAATTTTATCTTCAATCCTCAGTAGTAGATAAGGGATTGAGTGTAAAGGATTATAAGTATGAAAAGTTAGATGTATATTTAGGAGCCCTTTGGGGAGACTTAGTTTCATTTTTTATAATAGTTTGTACAGCAGTAACATTATATAAGGCTGGAATAACAATTGACAGCGCAGAACAAGCTGCTATGGCTTTAAAGCCACTTGCAGGAAGTTATGCTACAATACTTTTTGCTGTTGGTCTATTTGGGGCTTCAGTTCTGGCAACTATGGTAATTCCACTATCTACAACCTACGCTATATGTGAAGCTTTTGGTTTTGAGAGTGGTTTAGACAATTCCTTTGATGAAGCAAAAGCCTTCTATGGAATATTTACCTTTATGATTATATTTAGCTCAGCGCTAGTTTTAATACCTAAACTATCATTGGTAGGGATAATGCTTGTTACTCAGCAAATTGCTGGAATGCTAAGTCCAGTAATCCTGATATTTATGGTTTTATTAATAAATAACAAGGATATAATGAAAGACTATACAAATAATAAGCTGCAAAATGTAGTAATCTGGATAACAGTAATATTTATAGTTATTTTATCAGTAATTTTATTTGTTTCCCCTGTATTAGACAAATTGTTTTGATCATGGTGTTCATTGGTGCTAAGAGAGTAAGTTAAACAATAAATATATTATATAAGTCAATAAAATTTTATTGATAAACGATAAATGATGTGCTATTCTATATATAGGCAATAAGTAAAAGATAAAAGTGGGGGTTTTTCGAAAACAGTTTGTTTTGGGGGGAAATATGAAGATTAAATTAATTCAACCTGCAATGTTGCCAAGGCCTATGGATACAAAGTTAAAGACAAGAATGGCACCGTCCTTAGCATTACTTACAATAGCAAATCTTACTCCAAAGGAGCACGAAGTTATTATAGAGAATGAAAATGTTGAGAAGATAGATTTTGATGAACCTATAGATTTGGCAGCAATAACTGTCACAGTAGATGTGATGAACAGAGCTGTGGAAATAGCGGAGGAGTTTAAAAGGCGTGGGGTAACAGTAATTGCAGGAGGTATACATATTACAGCAGACCCTGAAGAAGCCGTTAATAGTTTTGATGCAATATGCGTGGGAATGGCTGAAAGAGTTTGGACAAAAATTCTTAAGGACAAAGAAAAGAATTCGCTTAAGAAGATATATTGTGATATGGGGAATATGGATGGGAAGGAAATAGTATCACCTAATTATTACATTATTGATAACAAGAAGTATTTATACACTAACGTAATTAGCACAAGCAGGGGATGTCCGTTTAAATGCGATTTTTGCTATAATAGCTGCAAAGATACACTTAAAACTTATATTAATAGACCAATAGAGGATGTAATTAAAGATATAGCTGCATTGAAAACAAGACATATAATGTTTATTGATGATAATTTTATTGGAAATCCAAAATGGACAAGACAGTTATTAAAGGAAATAAAACCTCTTAAACTAAAGTGGAATGCAGCGGTTACTTCTAATATTGTGGATATGACTGAATTGTTGGATGAAATGAAGGAGTCAGGTTGCCAAAGTCTATTTATAGGCTTTGAAAGTATAAATAGTAAATCAATAGATAGTGTCCACAAGGTGCAAAATAGTGTTAAGAGATATGAGAAACTAGTAGATGAGATTCATAAAAGAGGAATAATGATAAATGCTAGTTTTGTTTTTGGATTAGATGAAGATGATGCTTCTGTATTTAAAAATACATTAGAATGGATAGTTAAAAATAAGATAGAAACAGTAACTTCGCATATACTCACCCCATATCCGGGTACTAAGCTGCACTCATCATTAATAGAGGAAAATAGGATTGTAGATTATAATTTGTCAAATTATAATACGGCAATTGTGGTATATAAGCCTAAGAATATTACTGCAGAAGAATTGTATAAGGGCTATCTATGGATATATAAGGAAGCGTACACCTTTAAAAATATAATTAAAAGGCTTCCAAAAGCTAAAAAGCAGTGGATTCCTTTTCTTGCCTTTAATTTGTTTTACAGGAAGTTTGGAAAGTTTACTGAATTATTATGTGATATAGTTTCTTTTGAGAATATAGGAAGATTTTTTAGATGGTTATCTTATAGTATAAGATAGATAATTCACTGAATAAAAAAGCGATATGCTAAGCAGGCATATCGCTTTTTTATTCAGTAGTTTTGTATTAAAAGGGGAGCTCTTAATTTTTCTTAATTTTTTCTCTCTTACTTTTTAATTTTATTTATATATCATAAGGATAAACAAATTGAATTGAAAACACGGAGGTTAAGAGATGAAAAAGATAATTGATTTTAAAAATGTAACAAAAACCTATAAGGTAGGAGAGGTTGAAATAAATGCTCTAAGTGGTGTTGATTTTGATATTTATGAAGGAGAGTTTGTAGTAGTACTAGGGGCTTCTGGGGCAGGTAAAAGCACGATTTTAAATATTTTAGGAGGTATGGACAATGCTACTAGTGGCGAGATTATTGTGAATGGAGAATATATAAAAAATTATAATGATAAACAGCTCACTAAATATAGAAGAGATAACATAGGTTTTGTATTTCAGTTTTACAATCTCGTTTCTAACTTGACTGCCCTTGAAAATGTAGAATTTGCTGCAGAAGTATGCAAAAATCACCTTGATGCAAAAGAAATACTCTCTAGAGTTGGGCTTGAGGAGAGAGCAAAGAATTTTCCTACACAGCTTTCTGGAGGTGAACAGCAGCGTGTTGCTATTGCAAGAGCTATAGCTAAAAATCCTCTTCTGCTTCTATGCGACGAACCCACTGGAGCTTTAGATTATGTGACTGGAAAAAAGGTACTTCAGCTGCTGGAAGAAGTTAATAATGAATTTGACAAGACGGTAGTTTTGATAACACACAACTCTCTCATTGCTCCTATGGCAGATAAGGTCATTAGAGTTAAGAGCGGAAAAATAGAAAGTGTTACTTGTAACGAAAGAAAAGTAAGTATAAAGGAGCTTGAGTGGTAATGAAAAAGCTGATTGTAAGATTGCTCAGAGATATAAAAATGAGTCTCGGCCAATTTATTTCTATAGTATTAATTTTAGCTGTAGGTTCTATGATGTTCACTGGCATGTTTGGGGCCATAAAAGGTCTAAGCAGCTGGGTTGACAATTATTATACCGATCAAAACCTGGCAGATGGATGGTCCTATTTTAAAGGTATTTCACAAAGCGAAATAGATGACCTTTCCAAAGAAAATAAAGCTTCAACTTTGGAAGGTAGATATACCTTTGAAACTACCTACTCTATTGGCAGTAATGATACAACCTTGAGAATACACAGTCTTAGTAATATTAACAGACCCTATATAATTTCAGGTACTGTGCCTAAAAATGATTTTGAAATCATTATAGATGAAGGCTATAGCAAAGCTAACAAAATAGGTGTTGGCCAGGAATTAATCCTTCCTATAAATAGTAAGAGCTACAACTTTAAAGTAACTGGAATATGCGAAAGCCCAGAATATGCATATAAAATCAAGGACTCAGGCGGAGGTCCTGCAAGTAATAAGACCTTTGGAATTGCTTATTCAACTAAAAATACACTTTTGGAATTAAATAAAAATAGTGACACTTACATTTCATATAAGGATGAAATAGACACAAAATTCAAAGATGCAGAAAATAGCCTAAAGGATGCGAAAAATCAATTAAGTGACAAGGAAAATCAGTTGGCAGAAAATAAGAAAAAGGCAGATGAGAAATTTGCAGCTTCAAAAGCTAAGCTTTCAGATGCAAAGCAAAAGCTGGATGATGCAGAAGTACAACTTAAGGAGGAAACTACAAAATTCACCTCACAGACTGCAGATGCTCAAAAGCAATTGAATACTGCTAAACAAACTTTAGACGAGTCAAAAGCTAAATTGGATGCACAGTATGCTCAATATATGTTAATAAGAAGTACTCTCAGTGAAGCTCAAGCCTCAGCTAAAGACGCCGCCTTTGCAGATCAATATATGACTATCAATGGTAAATATGATGAGATCAATAACCAGCAGCAGCAGCTAAATTTAAAAGTGGGTGAAGGAAAAAAGGCCATTGCCGAAAAGCAAGCAGAACTTAACTCAAAATTAGCCGATTATAACAGCAATTTAAAGAAATTAACTCAAGAAGAAGCTAGTGCAAGAGCCGAATTTGCTAAAGCTGATGAAGAAATAAATAAGGCAAATCAGGAGTATGTAAATAAAGTTAATGAATATAACAGCAGTAAAAATGATGCCTACTCGGAGCTGGGGAAAATACCATCCTATTATCAGGAGGTTATGATTAAGTCTTCAGATATTGAAGCTGTTAGAAAAACATTTGAGAAGAATGATAAGTTTGTTAACTTGATTTCAAGAGAAGAAAATGTAAGCTATGTTATGCTGCAAAATGCTTTGGATCCAATAAAAACTGTTTCGAAAATATTCCCTGTAATCTTTTTTCTTGTGGCTGCCATCATTACATTGATATCTATGACAAAATCAGTGGAGAGTGATAGAACACAGATAGCTATGATGAAGGCTATAGGAATATCAAAAGGTAAAATTAGATTCAGCTATATACTCTACTGCTTTATAGCTTCACTTTTAGGTTCCATAGGTTTTGCTTATTTAGGTAATTTGATTATACCAAAAATCCTTTTGAGAACTCTTACAGCAAGATTTTCGCTGCCTAAGATTGGGGTGCCCTTCTACTTCCAATTGGCAATTGTTACATTGATTCTATCCTTTATTTTCAGTGGAACTGCAGCACTTATTGCAGTACAGAGAGTTCTTAGAGAAAGTCCTGCCCAGGGTATGAGACCAAGACAACCTAAAAAGTCCAAGACCATATTAATAGAAAGATTTAACTTCCTTTGGAAAAGATTATCATATTCTTCAAAGTTGATTTTAAGAAACATTTTCCTCGGAAAAGTTAGAATTATTTTAAGTTCTGTTGGTATAGTTGGAAGCATGATGCTCCTTATTACAGGACTTTCTCTTAACAGCTCGGTTACAAAGGTTATTGATACTTCCGTAAGCAGCATAGGTTATAATCTGTCTGTAAAATACAAGGATCCTATAGAGGATAAAACTAAACTAAATTTTCAGTATCCTGTTAAGACGACAGAATTAACTAAGAGCATAAAAGGCACTCTTAAGCTGAGCAGCGATGTAGATACCACTGTTCAGCTGGTGGA includes these proteins:
- a CDS encoding ABC transporter ATP-binding protein; translated protein: MKKIIDFKNVTKTYKVGEVEINALSGVDFDIYEGEFVVVLGASGAGKSTILNILGGMDNATSGEIIVNGEYIKNYNDKQLTKYRRDNIGFVFQFYNLVSNLTALENVEFAAEVCKNHLDAKEILSRVGLEERAKNFPTQLSGGEQQRVAIARAIAKNPLLLLCDEPTGALDYVTGKKVLQLLEEVNNEFDKTVVLITHNSLIAPMADKVIRVKSGKIESVTCNERKVSIKELEW
- a CDS encoding B12-binding domain-containing radical SAM protein, which gives rise to MKIKLIQPAMLPRPMDTKLKTRMAPSLALLTIANLTPKEHEVIIENENVEKIDFDEPIDLAAITVTVDVMNRAVEIAEEFKRRGVTVIAGGIHITADPEEAVNSFDAICVGMAERVWTKILKDKEKNSLKKIYCDMGNMDGKEIVSPNYYIIDNKKYLYTNVISTSRGCPFKCDFCYNSCKDTLKTYINRPIEDVIKDIAALKTRHIMFIDDNFIGNPKWTRQLLKEIKPLKLKWNAAVTSNIVDMTELLDEMKESGCQSLFIGFESINSKSIDSVHKVQNSVKRYEKLVDEIHKRGIMINASFVFGLDEDDASVFKNTLEWIVKNKIETVTSHILTPYPGTKLHSSLIEENRIVDYNLSNYNTAIVVYKPKNITAEELYKGYLWIYKEAYTFKNIIKRLPKAKKQWIPFLAFNLFYRKFGKFTELLCDIVSFENIGRFFRWLSYSIR
- a CDS encoding Nramp family divalent metal transporter — encoded protein: MKKRNKILFVLSIIGPGLITVNAGNDAGGIATYATVGASYGYKMLWGLLLITFSLAVIQEMNARMAVVTGKGLSDLIRENFGVKWSFFAMSILFIANFGVCVGDFAGIAASLELFGISKYITVPLMAFLVWFLITKGSYEKTEKVFLAFTFVFFTYIITCIKVHPNWTEVMKATVTPSLEFNKAYILTFIGMIGTTITPYMQFYLQSSVVDKGLSVKDYKYEKLDVYLGALWGDLVSFFIIVCTAVTLYKAGITIDSAEQAAMALKPLAGSYATILFAVGLFGASVLATMVIPLSTTYAICEAFGFESGLDNSFDEAKAFYGIFTFMIIFSSALVLIPKLSLVGIMLVTQQIAGMLSPVILIFMVLLINNKDIMKDYTNNKLQNVVIWITVIFIVILSVILFVSPVLDKLF
- a CDS encoding FtsX-like permease family protein, with product MKKLIVRLLRDIKMSLGQFISIVLILAVGSMMFTGMFGAIKGLSSWVDNYYTDQNLADGWSYFKGISQSEIDDLSKENKASTLEGRYTFETTYSIGSNDTTLRIHSLSNINRPYIISGTVPKNDFEIIIDEGYSKANKIGVGQELILPINSKSYNFKVTGICESPEYAYKIKDSGGGPASNKTFGIAYSTKNTLLELNKNSDTYISYKDEIDTKFKDAENSLKDAKNQLSDKENQLAENKKKADEKFAASKAKLSDAKQKLDDAEVQLKEETTKFTSQTADAQKQLNTAKQTLDESKAKLDAQYAQYMLIRSTLSEAQASAKDAAFADQYMTINGKYDEINNQQQQLNLKVGEGKKAIAEKQAELNSKLADYNSNLKKLTQEEASARAEFAKADEEINKANQEYVNKVNEYNSSKNDAYSELGKIPSYYQEVMIKSSDIEAVRKTFEKNDKFVNLISREENVSYVMLQNALDPIKTVSKIFPVIFFLVAAIITLISMTKSVESDRTQIAMMKAIGISKGKIRFSYILYCFIASLLGSIGFAYLGNLIIPKILLRTLTARFSLPKIGVPFYFQLAIVTLILSFIFSGTAALIAVQRVLRESPAQGMRPRQPKKSKTILIERFNFLWKRLSYSSKLILRNIFLGKVRIILSSVGIVGSMMLLITGLSLNSSVTKVIDTSVSSIGYNLSVKYKDPIEDKTKLNFQYPVKTTELTKSIKGTLKLSSDVDTTVQLVEENSSLINLYDNKDNRIGIKENSVIIPKSIADKYSLNIGDKLSFEANGEKYAMTISDISVQYIGKSIYVSYSNAKNIGFDTNSSSLLVSTDNAEKLSEDLSKDDTVRSVDTKDNIIKKSKETINMLNTLIFIIIAAAGVLAVTVIYNITSINIFERTRELATLMVLGYYKNESGKLVFIENLVLAAIGCLGGIPLGVILFKNIINIIATNDLALPKTINPIMVSAAVLLTFVFTMSANLLSKGKIKKIVMVEALKGVE